The genomic segment CACGAACGCCGTGAGGTCGGCGCTCGGCCGATACCGCTCGAGTCGTACCTTGGGCGCCGACTCCGCCGGGAACAGGATGCCGCGGCTCACGACCGGCGCGTCGCGCCACGCGTCCGCCCAACCGTCCGCGCCCACCTCAGCCCCCACGCCGCCACCCTACCGGCCTCCCCTCTTCGTGACCCCCCAGATTTTGCCCTGAACGCTCAGAACATGGCGGTTCATGGTGGGTCGCGGGTCGGTTCAGCTCGCGTAGGAGCCGGGATCGCCGGACGCCACCCTCCAATCGCCGGTCCACTCCTTTCGGCGCGAGAGTCGATACGTGCCCGGACCGAGTTCGACAGGCGGAAAATGCGGATGCCGGAGTTCCGCCGAGGCACCAGGTTCGACTCTGATCGTGCCCACCTCGAAGGTGATCGGAGGCCCAGCCCAGAACAGGACCTCGCCACGGGAGAGCAGGAGATGCCGCCGGCCGCGGCTCGTGACCTTCGGAATCGAAAAATCGGACCACACCGTCAGAGCGGACCCATCGCCGCTTTCCTCGGCGATCGGCAGGATCGCGAGTGCGCCCTGAAGGTCGCCGTGTCGTGCTGCTCCGATGTCGGCGTACTCCTCCTTCGTCCAGCCCCACAGCTCTGCCACGGCAGCGACCGGATCGCCGTGTTCCGCCGGGACGAGTTCGCCGTAGAGGTGAGGCACGCCGGCGGCCATCGTTCCGCGGTCACGCCACACGAGGGCGCGCGACGTTTCCCTGAGATCGTCGTCGCCGACGTCAGGCAGGTCATGGAGCTCGAGCATGGTGCCGGGGCGGCGGGCATCGTCCGCCGTCGCTATCGGACGCGAGCCCGTGTGATCAAGCCAGTATCCCCAGCCGAGGCGTTCGATCACGAGCCGCCGCACGTCGTCGTCGGATTCCGATCCGCTGATCGCGGAACCGATCTCCTGCAGGTGTCCGGCAGAGAGATGCTCGCCGTGCCAGAACGCGATCTCAGAGCCGTCGGCCCAGGCGATCGCCGGGCCCTCGGCCGCATGCGGGCGTCCGCCGTCGTCGCGCAGAAGCTGCCTCGGGTGTGGCGCGAGCACGACGACACCGTCGAGGAACCAGGCCGCGCACGATTGGCGAGCGATCTCGATGAGGCTTTTGGAGATCACGGACTGATCATTGGAGCGCCGGCCGACCAGCGCTCGCATCTCTGCACCCGCCTCGTAGGCGAGAGTCCAGGCATCCGCGAGGACCTCGGCCGCAGGTTCGTCGAGCCCCTCCTCCAGTGCGTCGAACACGGGCGCCCACAGCTCATCCCACACCTCAGCCTTCAGCAGAACCTCGGCTCGGGTGAGGCCGTCGTCCTCATCGTTCTCCGGTTCACCGCGGATCTCGGCGACGCGAACGGCCAGGTCTTCGCTGACAGATCGCGCGACCCCGTAACGCTGACTCGCGATGAGTGCGCCGTCGAGCAGTGAGCGCGCCCAGACGATCGTGACATCGCCGAAACCGCTGCGAGCGTACAGGGTGCCCACCCCGTGTTCGGCCCGTTGCGGCTCCCAGGGTGCACTAGGGAGGCAGGCGCGTGCGATGGTCATCGAGGCAGAGCGGAGATCCATTTACTGAGAATAACTCACAGCAGGCATTTCTCCTCTGCAGAATTGCGCCGAACTCAGCGGGCGGTGGGCTCGTAGCGCACGGGCGCGAAGGTATTCGCCACGATCGCGCGCAGGCCCTCGAGCGAGGTGTCGCCCGAGATCAGACCCTGCGCGCGTGCCTGCACCAGCACGTTGCCCACCGCGGTCGCCTCGACCGGCCCGGCGAGCACCGGGCGACCGGTGCGGTCGGCGGTCAGCTGGCAGAGGAGCGCGTTCTGCGATCCGCCGCCCACGACGTGGATCACCGAGATGCGCTTGCCCGAGAGCGAAGCCGCGGTCTCGATCGACGAAGCATAGGCATCCGCGAGGCTCTCGAGGATGCTGCGCACGAATTCGGCACGGCTCTGCGGCGCTGCGACCCCGTGTTCGGTGCACCACGATGCGATGCGCGACGGTATGTCGCCGGGCGCGACGAAGCGCGGGTCGGCCGCGTCGAACACCGGAACCGGCGTGGTGACGGCCGCGGCCGCGGAGATCAGGGTCGGCAGGTCGATCTGCTCGCCGCCCCGCTCCCACGTGCGCACCGACTCCGAGAGCAGCCACAACCCCGAGACGTTCTGCAGGTAACGGATGCGCCCGTCGACGCCGCCTTCATTGGTGAAGTTGGCGGCGCGGCTGTCTTCGGAGACCACCGGATGCTCGAGCTCGACTCCCACGAGCGACCAGGTGCCGCTCGAGATGTAAGCGAAATCGGTGCCGGTGGCCGGCACGGCGACGACCGCGGAGGCGGTGTCGTGCGACCCGACGGCACTGACCGGAAGCGCCCGAGCCGACCCGATCTCGGCCGCGACCGAGGGAAGCAGCGTGCCGACGGTCGAGCCGGGCGTGACGACCTCCGGGAAGATGCCACGCGGGAGGCCGAGGCGCGCGATCAACGCGTCATCCCATTCGCCCGTGTGCACGTTGAGGAGGCCGGTGGTGGAGGCGTTGGTCTGCTCGGCTCGCTGGGCGCCCGTGAGCCAGTAACCGATCAGGTCGGGGATGAGCAGCATCGACTGCGCCGGCACAAGGGAGCCCGCGATCTGCTCGGCCGCCAGCTGGTAGAGCGTGTTGAACGGCAGGAACTGCAGGCCGTTGGCCGCGTAGAGCTCCGCCGGGCCCACGATCGTGTGGGTGGCGTCGACTCCGGCCGCGGTTCGCTCGTCGCGGTAGTGGTAGGGGTTGCCGAGCATCCGTCCGTCGCGGATCAGCGCGTAGTCGACGGCCCAGGAATCGACCGCGATGCTGCGCACATCCGGCTCCTCGCGGAGGGCCGAGCCGAGGCCCACGATCACGTTGCGGTAGAGGTCGAGGATGTTCCAGTGCAGGCCGTCGACGATGCGCACGGGGTTGTTCGGAAACCGCGCGACAGGAACGAGTCGCAACTCGTCGTGCCCCACGTAGCCGAGCATGACCCGCCCGCTGGTGGCGCCGAGGTCGACGGCGGCGACTGCTGCTGTCATGCCCGGAGCCTAGCGGAGGAAGGCGGCCGCGACGCCCGCGTCGACCGGGATGTGGAGTCCGGTCGTGTGCGTGAGGTCGGCGCCGGTGAGGACGGCCACGGCGTTCGCCACGTTCTCGGGCAGCACCTCGCGCTTCAGCAGCGTGCGCTGGGCGTAGTAGGCGCCGAGCTCCTCCTCGGGCACGCCATAGACCGCGGCGCGCTTGGCGCCCCAGCCGCCGGCGAAGATGCCCGAGCCGCGCACGACTCCATCCGGGTTGATGCCGTTCACCTTCACGCCGTACTCGCCGAGCTCGGCGGCCAGCAGGCGAACCTGGTGAGCCTGGTCGGCCTTCGTGGCTGAGTAGGCGATGTTGTTGGGGCCGGCGAAGACAGAGTTCTTCGACGAGATGTAGATGATGTCGCCACCCATCTCCTGCTCGATCAGCACGCGGGCGGCGGCCTTCGACACGAGGAACGAGCCCTTGGCCATCACGTCGTGCTGCAGATCCCAGTCGGCTTCGGTGGTCTCGAGCAGGGGCTTCGAGATGGAGAGGCCGGCGTTGTTCACCACGAGGTCGAGCCCGCCGAACTGCAGCAGGGCGGCCTGGATGCCCGCGGTGATGTCGGCCTCGCTGGTCACGTTCGCCTGCACCCCGATCGCGACATCCGTGCCGCCCAGCTCTGCCGCAGCCGCCTGAGCTTTCGACAGGTCGAGGTCGGCGATGACGACGCATGCGCCCTCGGCGGCCAGGCGGGTGGCGATGGCCTTGCCGATTCCGGATGCCGCGCCGGTGACGAGCGCCACCCGGGTGGCGTGCGACTTCGGCTTCGGCAGGCGGGCGAGCTTGGCCTCTTCGAGGGCCCAGTACTCGATGCGGAACTTCTCGACCTCGTCGATCGGAGCGTAGGTGCTCAGCGACTCGGCACCCCGCATCACGTTGATGGCGTTGATGTAGAACTCGCCTGCCACCCGGGCGGTCTGCTTGTTGGCGCCGTAGGAGAACATGCCGACGCCCGGGATCAGAACGATCGCCGGATCGGCACCGCGCATCGCGGGGGAGTCGGGGGTCGCGTTGCGGTCGTAGTAGGCGGCGTAGTCGGCGCGGTACTCGGCGTGCAGCTCCTTGAGGCGTGCGATCGAGTCCTCGACGGATGCGTCGGCCGGGAGGTCGAGCACGAGCGGCTTCACCTTGGTGCGCAGGAAGTGGTCGGGGCAGCTCGTGCCGAGGGCAGCGAGTCGCGGGTGCTCGGCGCTCGCCAGGAAGTCCAGAACGACGGAGGCGTCGGTGAACGAACCCACCTGAGCCTTGTCGGTGGAGGCGAGCCCGCGGATGGTGGGGGCGAGCGCGGCGGCCTTCGCCTTCCGCTCGGCCTCGTCGAGCGCGCCGTAGCCCGCGAGGGCCGGTCCGAACGGGTCGGCCTTGCCGTTCTCCGCGATGTAGGACTCGGCGGTGCGGATGATCCACAGCGAGTTGGCCTCGGCCTCGTCGCTGGTGTCGCCCCACGCGGTGATGCCGTGGCCGCCCAGGATGCAGCCGATCGCATCCGGGTGGCTCCGCTTGATCTCGGCGATGTCGAGGCCGAGCTGGAAGCCGGGGCGGCGCCACGGCACCCAGACGACCTTGTCGCCGAAGATCGTGGTGGTGAGGGCTTCGCCGTCGGCCGCGGTCGCGATGGCGATGCCGGAGTCGGGGTGCAGGTGGTCGACGTGCGCCGCATCCACCAGGCCGTGCATGGCGGTGTCGATGCTCGGGGCTGCGCCGCCCTTGCCGAACAGCGTGTAGTCGAAGGCGGCCACCATCTCGTCTTCGCGGTCGACGCCCGGGTAGACGTTCACGAGCGCGCGCAGGCGGTCGACGCGCAGCACCGCGAGGCCCGACTCCTTCAGGGTGCCGAGGTCGCCGCCGGAGCCCTTCACCCACATCAGCTCGACCTCTTCGCCCGTCACCGGGTCGACCTCGAGGCCCTTGGCGGAGGTGTTGCCGCCGGCGTAGTTGGTGTTCTTCGGGTCGGAACCGAGGCGGTTCGAGCGCGCGATGAGCGCGGCGGCAGCGGGGGAGGTCATGGATGCTCCGTGAGGTGTCAGCTTGTGTTAACTTCACAAAACATAACAGGGCGGCATCCGCACGTCAACGACCGACGGGTGAACGCTGGGCAGCGGATTGGGCCCGGACTTCTCCAAACGGGCGCTCGACCGCGGGCGTAGGCGGGCGCGGTCGGCCACAGGGTTGGAGAAGTCCGCGGTCAGCGGAGCTCGACGAGGGGGCGCAGGGCGTCGAGACGGGGGTCGGTGGGGTCGAGTTCGGTGACCACGATCGAGATCTGCTCCCACGGGATGGCCACCGCGGTCGCCCGACGCTCGAGCTTGGCCGAATTGATCAGCAGAACCGTCTCGCGCGAGGCCCGAACGAGTTCGCGCTTCACCTGGGCCTCCTCGATGATCGTCTCGCTGGTGCCGTGCTCGAGGTCGGCGGCAGAGGCCGAGGTGAAGAAGCGGTCGTAGTTGAGCATCGCGGCGGCGGCGCACGCGATCGGTCCCACGAAGCTGTCGGTGCGGGGCTCCAGCTCGCCGCCGAGGAGGACGGCGCGCGAACCGCGCACGGCTCGGGCCCGGGCGTGATTGTGCGCCGAATTGGTGGCGATCACCAGGTCGGTGACGGTGCGCAGCTGCGCCAGCAGGTGCCCGGATGTCGACGACGCGTCGACCGCGACCGCCCCGCTCGCGGGAACCAGGTCGAGCGCCTTGCGGGCGATCTCGGTCTTGGCGGCATCGTCGACGCCTTGACGCTCGTCGAAGGAGCGCGCCTTCACGGTCGCCACGGCCCCGCCGCGCACGCGCACCACGACGCCCTCGCGTTCGAGGGCTTCGAGGTCGCGGCGCACGGTCATGGTCGACACGCCCAGGTCGGCGGCGGACTCCTCGAGCCGGATGACGCCGTCGTGCTGCAGGCTGCCGAGCAGCCGTTCGCGTCGCTCTGCGCCGATCACTGCGTTCTCCTTCCGCGCCGCCGCACCTGCGCCGCCGCCCCTGCGGCGCGGGGGGACATGCTCGGCTTAAGTCGCTCGCGCGGCCTCGGCCTCACCCTGGGTCGTCTGGGAGGGCCCAGCTGCCCTCGTTTCCCGTCACACTACCTTCTGCCTCGGGGGCCGTGCTGCGCGCGGCCGCCTCGGGTCGCGCCGGTCCCTGCCCGGCGCTCCGGGACATGTTCGCGTGCCGTCGCTTCGCGGCGCCGCGCTCACCCTGGGTAGTCGAAAAGGCCCAGACGGTTTCATTCCCGTGGTGACCGTTCTGGTCAGAGCTCGTTCACGCTCGTCTCGTGCTTTTGCTCAGGGGGTGATCTCGGCCACGTGCTCCAGGTCGGATTTGGGTGCACCCGACTTGTCGCGCTGGGTGGCGATGGCGGTGCCGGCGGCGGCGCAGACGATGCCGATGGCCACCACCTCGAGCACGGTGAACTGCTCGTTCAGGATGAGCCAGCCGAAGACCGCCGCCACCACCGGACCGAAGGCGGTGATGATGGCGTAGAGCCGCGGGGTGATCCGCCGCAGGATGAAGGTGTCGAGACTGTACGGCAGCGCCGACGAGAGGATGCCCACCCCGACGAGCAGCGCCAGAACCCGCCAGTCGATGACCGACACGTCGAAGGTGACCGCGGCGAGGGGGAGCAGGATGACCAGACTCACGATCCCCGCGACCGTCAAGCCCTCGAGTCCCGGCAGCCGGGTCGCGACCCGCCGGGTGAGCACGATGTAGGCGGCCCACGCGGCGGCTGCCGTGAGGGCGAGGGCGATGCCCCAGCCGTCGATGGTGCCATCGAATCCGGTGAGCAGGAACACGCCCCCGCCCGCGGCCACGGCGCAGATCACGTCGAGCAGGCGGCGGGAGGTGACGAGTGCGAGGGTGAGCGGCCCGAGGAACTCGATCGTCGCCGCTATGCCGAGACCCAGCAGGTGCACCGCCTGGTAGAAGGAGAGGTTCATCACGGCGAGCGCGAGTCCGAGGGCGATCGCCGGCCAGAGCCGCCGCCACGTGAGCTCGGATCGTTTCGGCCGATAGAACGGCAGCACCACCGCAGCCATCACGAGCTGCCGGGCGGCCACCACCACAGGCGCACCGACGATGGGAATGACGAGCCCGGCCAGCGCCGACCCGAGATTGATGCTCACCTCGGTGCCGAGCTGTGTCGCGGCCCCCACGGTGCGCCGCCGTGCCGCGACGGATGCGTCGGCGCCTGCACCCGACTCCCCGCCGCCCGCGCGCATCCGCTCCTCCGCCACCCCTCGACCCTACGGCACCCCTCCCTCGCGGCCCCGCGCGCTCGAATCGCCAAGACACGCCGCAACGCGGAGGACGGTTGCGGCGTGTCTTGGCGACTCGCGAGGGCCCGGGAGCGGAGGTGGCGGCAACGGAGACGAATTGCGGCCCGGAACACCCACCACCAGGGGTTCCGGGCCGCAAACCTGCGGTGCACGGTGCGCGGTGCACGGCGCGCGCGAGCGCGACGCTGCGGCGGCTACGCGCCCCAGCTCGCCTGGGCGCCGCCGACGCGGTCGGCCACGATCTGCTCCTGGTAGCCGGATGCCTTGAAGGCCGCGATCGGGTCGGCCGGCAGACCGCGCGACTCACGCCAGGCGGCCAGCGACGGCCGCACATCCGTGTAGAAGGCGTCCATCAGGATGCCGTTGGCGCCGAGCACGTCGTTCGCGTTCTGGGCCTCCAACAGTGCGGCACGGTCGACGAGCAGCGCGCGCGCCGTCATCTCCTGCACATTGAGCACCGAGCGCAGCTGACCCACGATCTTCTCTTCGATGTTGTGGCACTGGTCGAGCATGAAGGCCACCGGCGAATCGACCGCGTACCCGCCGCCGCGCACCACCTCGAAGAGGATGCGGAACAGCTGGAACGGGTCGGCCGCGCCGACGATCAGGTCGTCGTCGGCGTAGAAGCGCGAGTTGAAGTCGAACGAGCCGAGCTTTCCGAGGCGCAGCAGCTGCGCCACGATGAACTCGATGTTGGTGCCGGGAGCATGGTGTCCGGTGTCGAGGCACACGAAGGCGCGATCACCGAGCGCCGAGACGTGGGCGTAGGAGGTGCCCCAGTCCGGGACATCCGTGTGATAGAACGCCGGCTCGAAGAACTTGTACTCGAGCACGAGACGCTGCGACTCACCGAGCGCGTCGTAGATCGTCGACAGCGACTCGGCCAGCAGATCCTGACGCGAACGGATGTCGCCCTGACCGGGGTAGTTCGTGCCGTCGGCGAGCCAGATCTTGAGGTCGTGCGAGCCCGTCTGGTGCATGATCTCGATGCACTCGAGGTGGTGGTCGATGGCCTTCTGGCGGGTCGCCGCATCCGAGGAGGTGAGCGAGCCGAACTTGTACGCCTCGTCTTGGAAGGTGTTGGAGTTCACCGTTCCGAGGTCGACGCCGAGGTCGTTGGCGTAGGAGCGCAGGGCCGAGTAGTCGTCGACCTTGTCCCACGGGATGTGCAGGGCGACCTTCGGTGCGAGGCCGGAGTACTTGTTGACCTGGGCCGCATCCGCGATCTTCTCCTCCGGCGTGCGGGGAGTGCCCGGCGTGCCGAAGACCTTGAAGCGGGTGCCCGAGTTGCCGAACGCCCAGGAGGGCAGCTCGATCGCCTGACGCTCGAGCTCGGACGCGATGTCGCTGAACTGCACCATGGGAATTCTCTTTCGTAGATCTGGCTCATGACGAGCAGTGAATCGTTTCACCACTCACATTAGCGGTTTATCGGGGAAGTTGGTCCTCGAGGTGGAACACCTCGGTCAGTTGGAAGAAACCGGTGTCGGGAGCCCCGTCGAGATCGACGAAGAACTCGCTCATCTCGGCCTGCCACCGGGCGTTCACCTCGGTCGCCGCCATCCCGGCCTGGGCGGCCTCGAGCGACGGGGTCTCGAAGTAGCCGATCAGCAGTCCGTCGGGCCGCAGGAACAGGGAGTAGTTGTTCCAGCCGGTGTCTTTCAGCGCCTGGGCCATGTCGGGCCAGATCGCCGCGTGCCGGCGGGTGTACTCCGGGATGAGTTCGGGTTTCACCTGCAATTGGAAGCACACACGGGTCGAGTCCATCAGATCTCCCAGCTGCGTTTGGCCGTCATGTCGACGTGGCGGTGGCCGATGCCGAGCAGAGCCGCAGCGGCCTTGATGTCGGCGGCGCGGTGGCCGACGCAGAGCGCCCAGTGGTGGCCGATGCCGGTCTGCGACCACTCGTCGACCCACTCGCCCGGGTCGCCGCCGAAGTCGACGCGCGAGGTGGTGTTGCCGATCTCGAGCAGCGGGCCGGGCACCACGGTGCCCTCGGACGTGATGAACACGTAGGAGCCGTCGCGGTCCTGGCCGAGACCGAAGGTGGTGACTGGGCCGGGCTGCACGTCGAACTCGACCGAGACACCCCAACCGCGCTTGCCGTGATAGACGCCGAGGCCGCGCAAGAGCGGATCGCGCGCCGAGACAGCGAGGTGGGCGGGGCCGTCGTGGCCCATCTCCACCACGTCATCGAAGAAGTTGATGGCCTGGATCTCGGTGAACGACCCGCCGGAACCGATGGCCTGCGCTGCGAGCATCGCGATCGAGGTGCGCAGTTCGTATTCGCCGGCCATCGGGATGCCGCGGGCGGTGAGGATTGACGAGCCGAGGATCATCCCGGCGCCGAGGCGCTCGTGCTGCTCGCCCTGCAGGCCGCGGTGGTAGTAGGCGACGGTGTCGAGGTCGAAGTCGGTCACCAGCCGGTCGAGGGCGACGGACACTTTGGCGCCCCAGTCGAAGTCCTCCTGGTTCACCGACCCGTCGATGCTGAACAGCTCGCGGGCGAGGGCCACCCGGTCGCGCACCTGCGCATCCGTCACTTCGTCGACGCGCACGCGAAGGTCGTCGAACTCGAGCACCTCGACGTGCGAACCGAACTGGGTCTGCACGAGGGTGAGGTCGGTCGAGACATCCAGCATGCCCGGGTAGAGGTGCCCCATCAGGCCGTGGCGGGCGGTGCGGAGCCGGGCCCGCACGCCGGCGGCGTGCACCCACTGGTTGATGCGGGTCCAGGCCGATTCCTGCTTCAGGTGGCCCGAGACGGAGCGGAACGGGATGCCCGCGCGCTTGAAGACGTTGGCGACCTCGGGCACCGGGCACTGGCCGCAGTAGGCGAGCCACTTGCCGGTGTCGAAGTTCGCGTGATCCATCGCCTCGGTCGGCTGCAGGTCGATGACGAGCACCGGCGTGTGCGACTTCTGGGCGATGGGCAAGACCATCGAGGAGGTGAGGTAGGTGGTGAGGAAGATCACGATGAGGTCGCAGTCGGCGACCCGCAGCTTCTCGGCCGCGGCGGTGGCCTCGTGCGCATCCGACACGAAGCCGACGTCGACGACCTCGGCGTCGAGCTCGTTGAACCGGCCCGTCACGTAGGCCGACGACTCCTGCAGCTGAGGCAGCAGCTCGGGGAACTGCGGCCAGTAGGCCGCGAGACCACCGGCCACGAGACCGATCCGGGTCTTGCGCCGGGAGAAGGGGGTGAGGATGCTCATCACTGTTCCTGGGGGAGGGTGCGGGAGAGAGGATGGCCGGCGCCGGATGATGCACCCGACGCCGGCCGGAGACGGTTACGGCTTAGAAGTCGTAGTCGTCGATGTTGTCGGCGTTGAACTTGGTGGGCGGGCCGACGACGACGATGCCGTCTGCTCCCACGGTCTTCTCGCCCAGGTCGCCGGCGGTGAAGGTGTCACCCTCGGCGCCGGTGATGGTGCCGTCGACGAGCGCCTGGCCCGCGTAGGCGGCGACGTAGCCGAGCTGCGCCGGGTCCCACAGAGCGAACTCGGTGACGGTGCCGTCCTTGACGAACTCGCGCATCTCGTTCGGGAGACCGAGGCCGGTCAGTGCGACCTTGCCCTTGTAGTCCGACGTCGAGAGGTACTTCGCCGCTGCAGCGATACCGACCGTGGTGGGCGAGATGATGCCCTTGAGGTCGGGGTAGCTCTGCATGAGGCCCTGGGCCTCCTTGAAGGACTTGTCGGCGTCGTCGTCACCGTAGACCGTGGTCACGAGCTTGAGGTTCGCGTAGTCGGGGTTCGACGCCAGCTCCTCTTCCATGAACGTGATCCACTCGTTCTGGTTGGTGGCAGTCGCGGTGGCCGACAGGATGGCGATGTCGCCGCCTGCGTCGCCCAGCTGCTCGTGGAGCATCTCGAGCTGAACCAGCGCGACATCCTTCGCCACGACCTGGCTCACGAACACGTCGCGGAAGTCGGGGTTCGTGTCGGAGTCGAACGCGACGATCTTCGCGCCGGCCTCGCGGGCCTGCTGGAGCGACGGGCCGACGGCGTCGGGGTCGTTGGCGGCGATCACGATGACGTTCGCGCCCTCCTGCGTGGCCTGCTCGATGAAGGGCACCTGCGCGCTGGCGCTGGCCTCCAGCGGGCCGAGAGTCGAGGCTTCGAAGCCGATTTCCTCGGATGCCGCGTCGCCGCCGCCGAGAACGACGTCGGTGTACGGGTTGTTCAGCTGCTTGGGCAGGAACACGATCGAACCGGGGCTGTCGCCACCGGCGCCGTCGGTCGATGAGGCGTCGTCAGACGTGGCCGCGCATCCGGTCGCTACGAGGGCGAGGGTTGCGGCAATGGCTGCGAAGGATGCGATCCGTCGTCCGTTGCGGGAGCCGGAGCTCCCGGACTTGTGAAACAACTCCATTGTTCTTCCTTTCTTAGGGCACGCCTGGTGCGTTAGGCGCTGGTTTGACCTGAGGTGGACAACCTCTGGACTTCTCGGCGAACCCGGGACAACCGGATGCGCTCACGCACCCAGCCGGTGAAGCTGGGTCCGACGACGGAGATCACGAGCAGGGCGCCTGTGACGATGACGAGCGT from the Herbiconiux aconitum genome contains:
- a CDS encoding DUF6745 domain-containing protein encodes the protein MDLRSASMTIARACLPSAPWEPQRAEHGVGTLYARSGFGDVTIVWARSLLDGALIASQRYGVARSVSEDLAVRVAEIRGEPENDEDDGLTRAEVLLKAEVWDELWAPVFDALEEGLDEPAAEVLADAWTLAYEAGAEMRALVGRRSNDQSVISKSLIEIARQSCAAWFLDGVVVLAPHPRQLLRDDGGRPHAAEGPAIAWADGSEIAFWHGEHLSAGHLQEIGSAISGSESDDDVRRLVIERLGWGYWLDHTGSRPIATADDARRPGTMLELHDLPDVGDDDLRETSRALVWRDRGTMAAGVPHLYGELVPAEHGDPVAAVAELWGWTKEEYADIGAARHGDLQGALAILPIAEESGDGSALTVWSDFSIPKVTSRGRRHLLLSRGEVLFWAGPPITFEVGTIRVEPGASAELRHPHFPPVELGPGTYRLSRRKEWTGDWRVASGDPGSYAS
- a CDS encoding rhamnulokinase yields the protein MTAAVAAVDLGATSGRVMLGYVGHDELRLVPVARFPNNPVRIVDGLHWNILDLYRNVIVGLGSALREEPDVRSIAVDSWAVDYALIRDGRMLGNPYHYRDERTAAGVDATHTIVGPAELYAANGLQFLPFNTLYQLAAEQIAGSLVPAQSMLLIPDLIGYWLTGAQRAEQTNASTTGLLNVHTGEWDDALIARLGLPRGIFPEVVTPGSTVGTLLPSVAAEIGSARALPVSAVGSHDTASAVVAVPATGTDFAYISSGTWSLVGVELEHPVVSEDSRAANFTNEGGVDGRIRYLQNVSGLWLLSESVRTWERGGEQIDLPTLISAAAAVTTPVPVFDAADPRFVAPGDIPSRIASWCTEHGVAAPQSRAEFVRSILESLADAYASSIETAASLSGKRISVIHVVGGGSQNALLCQLTADRTGRPVLAGPVEATAVGNVLVQARAQGLISGDTSLEGLRAIVANTFAPVRYEPTAR
- a CDS encoding bifunctional aldolase/short-chain dehydrogenase; the encoded protein is MTSPAAAALIARSNRLGSDPKNTNYAGGNTSAKGLEVDPVTGEEVELMWVKGSGGDLGTLKESGLAVLRVDRLRALVNVYPGVDREDEMVAAFDYTLFGKGGAAPSIDTAMHGLVDAAHVDHLHPDSGIAIATAADGEALTTTIFGDKVVWVPWRRPGFQLGLDIAEIKRSHPDAIGCILGGHGITAWGDTSDEAEANSLWIIRTAESYIAENGKADPFGPALAGYGALDEAERKAKAAALAPTIRGLASTDKAQVGSFTDASVVLDFLASAEHPRLAALGTSCPDHFLRTKVKPLVLDLPADASVEDSIARLKELHAEYRADYAAYYDRNATPDSPAMRGADPAIVLIPGVGMFSYGANKQTARVAGEFYINAINVMRGAESLSTYAPIDEVEKFRIEYWALEEAKLARLPKPKSHATRVALVTGAASGIGKAIATRLAAEGACVVIADLDLSKAQAAAAELGGTDVAIGVQANVTSEADITAGIQAALLQFGGLDLVVNNAGLSISKPLLETTEADWDLQHDVMAKGSFLVSKAAARVLIEQEMGGDIIYISSKNSVFAGPNNIAYSATKADQAHQVRLLAAELGEYGVKVNGINPDGVVRGSGIFAGGWGAKRAAVYGVPEEELGAYYAQRTLLKREVLPENVANAVAVLTGADLTHTTGLHIPVDAGVAAAFLR
- a CDS encoding DeoR/GlpR family DNA-binding transcription regulator; this encodes MIGAERRERLLGSLQHDGVIRLEESAADLGVSTMTVRRDLEALEREGVVVRVRGGAVATVKARSFDERQGVDDAAKTEIARKALDLVPASGAVAVDASSTSGHLLAQLRTVTDLVIATNSAHNHARARAVRGSRAVLLGGELEPRTDSFVGPIACAAAAMLNYDRFFTSASAADLEHGTSETIIEEAQVKRELVRASRETVLLINSAKLERRATAVAIPWEQISIVVTELDPTDPRLDALRPLVELR
- a CDS encoding EamA family transporter, with product MAEERMRAGGGESGAGADASVAARRRTVGAATQLGTEVSINLGSALAGLVIPIVGAPVVVAARQLVMAAVVLPFYRPKRSELTWRRLWPAIALGLALAVMNLSFYQAVHLLGLGIAATIEFLGPLTLALVTSRRLLDVICAVAAGGGVFLLTGFDGTIDGWGIALALTAAAAWAAYIVLTRRVATRLPGLEGLTVAGIVSLVILLPLAAVTFDVSVIDWRVLALLVGVGILSSALPYSLDTFILRRITPRLYAIITAFGPVVAAVFGWLILNEQFTVLEVVAIGIVCAAAGTAIATQRDKSGAPKSDLEHVAEITP
- the rhaI gene encoding L-rhamnose isomerase, which encodes MVQFSDIASELERQAIELPSWAFGNSGTRFKVFGTPGTPRTPEEKIADAAQVNKYSGLAPKVALHIPWDKVDDYSALRSYANDLGVDLGTVNSNTFQDEAYKFGSLTSSDAATRQKAIDHHLECIEIMHQTGSHDLKIWLADGTNYPGQGDIRSRQDLLAESLSTIYDALGESQRLVLEYKFFEPAFYHTDVPDWGTSYAHVSALGDRAFVCLDTGHHAPGTNIEFIVAQLLRLGKLGSFDFNSRFYADDDLIVGAADPFQLFRILFEVVRGGGYAVDSPVAFMLDQCHNIEEKIVGQLRSVLNVQEMTARALLVDRAALLEAQNANDVLGANGILMDAFYTDVRPSLAAWRESRGLPADPIAAFKASGYQEQIVADRVGGAQASWGA
- a CDS encoding L-rhamnose mutarotase gives rise to the protein MDSTRVCFQLQVKPELIPEYTRRHAAIWPDMAQALKDTGWNNYSLFLRPDGLLIGYFETPSLEAAQAGMAATEVNARWQAEMSEFFVDLDGAPDTGFFQLTEVFHLEDQLPR
- a CDS encoding L-fucose/L-arabinose isomerase family protein encodes the protein MSILTPFSRRKTRIGLVAGGLAAYWPQFPELLPQLQESSAYVTGRFNELDAEVVDVGFVSDAHEATAAAEKLRVADCDLIVIFLTTYLTSSMVLPIAQKSHTPVLVIDLQPTEAMDHANFDTGKWLAYCGQCPVPEVANVFKRAGIPFRSVSGHLKQESAWTRINQWVHAAGVRARLRTARHGLMGHLYPGMLDVSTDLTLVQTQFGSHVEVLEFDDLRVRVDEVTDAQVRDRVALARELFSIDGSVNQEDFDWGAKVSVALDRLVTDFDLDTVAYYHRGLQGEQHERLGAGMILGSSILTARGIPMAGEYELRTSIAMLAAQAIGSGGSFTEIQAINFFDDVVEMGHDGPAHLAVSARDPLLRGLGVYHGKRGWGVSVEFDVQPGPVTTFGLGQDRDGSYVFITSEGTVVPGPLLEIGNTTSRVDFGGDPGEWVDEWSQTGIGHHWALCVGHRAADIKAAAALLGIGHRHVDMTAKRSWEI
- the rhaS gene encoding rhamnose ABC transporter substrate-binding protein, coding for MELFHKSGSSGSRNGRRIASFAAIAATLALVATGCAATSDDASSTDGAGGDSPGSIVFLPKQLNNPYTDVVLGGGDAASEEIGFEASTLGPLEASASAQVPFIEQATQEGANVIVIAANDPDAVGPSLQQAREAGAKIVAFDSDTNPDFRDVFVSQVVAKDVALVQLEMLHEQLGDAGGDIAILSATATATNQNEWITFMEEELASNPDYANLKLVTTVYGDDDADKSFKEAQGLMQSYPDLKGIISPTTVGIAAAAKYLSTSDYKGKVALTGLGLPNEMREFVKDGTVTEFALWDPAQLGYVAAYAGQALVDGTITGAEGDTFTAGDLGEKTVGADGIVVVGPPTKFNADNIDDYDF